Genomic segment of Streptomyces alboniger:
CGGTCTGGATGCCTCCGTCGCGGTCGGCTCGGGCGGCGACACGACGACCGCCACGGTCGAGGTCCAGGTGCCGACGCTGCTCCCCTTCGTGGACGCGGGCTGGAGCGTCACCAAGGAGGCCACCATGCCCAACGACGACGACGCCGAGTACTGAACCCCGTACCCCTGAAGGAGGTTGAAGGACGCCATGAGCCTGCGCGACCGCGTGGCCCCCACCCACCAGACCGAGCCGAGCCGCGACGACGGCCTCGTCGCCGTCTACCGCTCCAAGCTCCTGGAGGAGATCGACCTCGCCGAGATGTCGTCGCTCACCGCCGCGGACCGCCGCGTCCGCCTGGAGCGCGTCCTCGGCCACATCATCAGCCGCGAGGGACCCGTCCTCTCCACCTCCGAACGCGCCCAGCTGATCCGCCGCGTCGTGGACGAAGCACTCGGCCTCGGCGTCCTCGAACCGCTCCTCGCCGACGCCTCCATCACCGAGATCATGGTCAACGGCCCCGACTCGGTCTTCGTGGAGCGCGCCGGCCGCGTGGAACAGCTCCCGCTCCGCTTCGCCTCGAACGACCAGCTCATGCAGACCATCGAACGCATCGTCTCGACGGTCAACCGACGCGTCGACGAGTCGAACCCCATGGTCGACGCCCGCCTGCCCACCGGCGAGCGCGTCAACGTCATCATCCCGCCGCTCGCCCTCACCGGCGCCACCCTCACCATCCGCCGCTTCCCCCGCGCCTACACGCTCCCCGAACTGATCGGCCTCGGCTCACTCGACGAGCACATGCTGATGCTGCTCGCGGCGTTCGTGCGCGCCCGCTTCAACCTCATCGTCAGCGGCGGCACGGGCAGCGGCAAGACCACCCTCCTCAACGCCCTCTCCGGTCTGATCCCGGCCCACGAACGCATCATCACCATCGAGGACTCCGCGGAACTCCAGCTCCAGCAGGACCACGTCATCCGCCTCGAATCGCGCCCCGCCAACGTCGAGGGCAAGGGCCAGATCACCATCCGCGACCTCGTGCGCAACAGCCTGCGCATGCGCCCCGACCGCATCATCGTCGGCGAGGTCCGCGGCGGCGAGACCCTCGACATGCTCCAGGCCATGTCGACCGGCCACGACGGCTCCCTCGCCACCGTCCACGCGAACACCGCGGAGGACGCCCTGATGCGCCTCCAGACCCTCGGCTCCATGTCGGAGGTCCAGATCCCCTTCGAGGCGCTGAAGGACCAGATCAACTCCGCCGTCGACGTGGTCGTCCAGCTCGCCCGGCACAGCGACGGCTCCCGCAAGGTCTCCGAGATCGTGCTGCTCGTCTCGCACGGCCGCCAGCAGTTCCGCATCGCGCCCGTCACCCGCTTCGTGGCCCAGCCGATCGGCCCCGACCGGGTCGTGCGCGGCTGGTTCGAACACCTGCCCCTGCCCCGCGAGATCGCCGACAAGCTGTACGGCGCGGGCGAGCCGGTACCGCCGGCGTACGGCGTGGCGGAGGCGATCGACGTCCTGGACACGAGGGAGGCGATCGGATGACCGGCCCGTCCCCGAGCGAGGAAGGCGGCGCCCGATGAACAACCCCGCGCTGCTCGCCCTGGGCGCCACGATCCTGTGCGGCACGCTCGCCGTCGCGGGTGTCCACTCGTACGCGTCCGGGCGCGCCCAGCGCCAGGCGCTCGTCGACCGGCTGGCGCTCGGCCCCGGCAGCGGGGACGGCGGCCCGCCCGGCCGCGCGCGCCGTTTCGCGGGCGTCGACCGCCGCCTGCGTCGCACGCGCCTCGGCAGGTCGATCCAGCTGCGGCTCTCCTCGACGGGGCTCGACCTGACCGCGGGCGAGTTCTTCACCTACGTCGTCGCGGTCGTGGCGGCGCTCTGGCTGATCGCGGCGGCGACGCTCGCGCCCTTCTTCGGCCCGATCGCGGGCATCGTGGCGATATGGAGCGCGGTCGCCTTCCTCAACTGGCAGCGCCAGAAGCGCATCGAGGCGTTCATCAACCAACTCCCGGACGTGGCACGCATCCTGGCCAACGCGACGGCGGCCGGACTGGCCCTGCGTACATCCCTGGCGATGGCGGCGGAAGAGCTCGAGGCTCCCGCCGGCGAGGAACTGTCCCACGTCGCCGACCAGTTGACGCTCGGCCGCTCGATCGACGACACCCTGGGCGAGCTGGCGGCCCGCCTCCCCTCCCGCGAGCTGATAGTCCTCGTCACGACACTCGTCCTCTCGAACAAGGCGGGCGGCACAGTGGTGAACTCCCTGCGGAACCTCACCCAGACCCTGGAGGACCGCAAGGAGACCCGGCGCGAGGTCCGCACGATGCTGTCGGAGGTCCACGCGACGGCGTTCACGGTCCCGCTGCTCGGCCTGGGCTCCCTGCTCCTGATCAACTCCTCCAACGAGGGCGCTCTGGAACGGGTGACCGGCTCCCCCATGGGCCAGACGCTGATCCTGATCGCGCTCGGCCTGTACGCGGTGGGCTTCTTCGTGATCAGACGCCTCGGCAAGATCGAAGTGTAGGGAGCGGTCGACGTGTTCGGTCTGGCGATGGCGGCCGTGATGGGCCTGGCGGTGGCGGGAGTGTGCCAGGGCATCCGCATGTACCGCGCGGAGGCGAAACTCCCCTCGGACCTGGCGATAGCCCTGGAGGTAGGCGCTACGCGCGTCTCGACGGCGGGCTCGGCGGTGGACCGCCTGGGCATGCGCTTCGCGCCCTTCGTCCTGCGCCTGATGGGCCCGAAGCGGGTGGACGCCAAACGCCGCAGGATCGACATGGCGGGCAACCCGGGAGGCCTGACGATCGACCGCTATGCGGCGCGCAGAGCGGTCTACGGCATCTTCGGCGTGGTGATGGGCCTGGTGTTCCTGACGAACGGCGCCGTGCTCTTCGGTCTCCTGACCTTCGCGTTCGGGGTGACGGCGGCGGACGCCCTGATCTGGCAGGCCATCCGCGAACGCCGCGAGGTCATCGACCGCACCCTGCCGGACTTCCTGGACGTCCTCGCGGTGGTGGTCTCGGCGGGCCTCGGTTTCCGCCAGGCGCTGGACCGGGTCGCGGAACGGTACGAGGGTCCGTGGGCGGACGAACTGCGCATCACCCTGCGCCAGATGGACATGGGCGTCAGCCGCCGCCAGGCCTTCGACGAACTCCGCCGCCGCAACGCGTCCGAGCAGGTCGCCCAGTTCGTCTCCGCGCTCCAGCAGGGCGAGGAACTGGGTTCGCCGATCGCGGACACGCTGATCCAGATCGCGACGGACATGCGCCGCACGGACGCGCAGAACTCCCGCCGCAGGGCGGCGAAAACCATCCCCAAGGCGACGCTGGTGACCCTGGTCTTCATGCTCCCGGCCACGATGATCCTTATCGCGGCGGGCATGTTCCTCGGCTCGGGTTCGGACTTCGGTTCGATTCTGGGGCGCTGAGCATGCGTCGTTCAGCAACTGCGTCGGCTGCTTCAACTGCTTCATCTGCATCGACTGCGTCAACTGTGCGAAACCCCTTCGCGGATGCAATGCGATGTGGGACAGTCGGCTCTGAGTTCACGGTCCGCGGTTCGCGGGAGGGGGCTTCGTGCATGGTGATCTCGAAGAGAGGGAAGGGAATCCGCCAACTTGCGGGCGGGCGACGCCTGTTAGGGCGCGGGTTGCGCAGAGTGGCTGCCGAAACACGTGTTGTCGCGTACGTTGCCCATGACGACACCGCCGGAGGTTGCGGCCGTCGCGGAATCGGGTGGACGAGAAGGGGCCGTCGTGCTGAAGGAACGCGTGCTCAGAGTCTGGGTCGACTGGTCGGTGACGGTGGCATCCCGGGTCCGGGGGAGGGATCGGGATGCGGGGGCGGGGTTTGTGGAGTATGCGGGGCTCATGATTCTTATTGCGGGGATCTTTACGTTGATCGATGGGCTGGGTCTCGACGGCCTGATCTCGGGCGCGATCCTCGATGCGGTCAACAACGTCATCGGCGGTTGATCTCGCACCTGTCGAAGAGCGACCGAGGGCAGACTCTCCCGATCTATGTCTGGTTGACGGGGGTTCTGCTCTTTGTTGCATTCGCCTTCTTCGCGTTCGCTCAGGCTGCCTCGGCCCGAAACGGCGCACAATCCGCCGCTGACGCAGCAGCATTAGCGGCCGCGCAGGAGGCCAGAGACGAACTCATGGGCGGCTTGGAGCTGTCCATTGGTGGAGGGGACGACTGGCCCGACTGGCTCGCCGGTGAGAAGTTCACCGGCGAGGGGGCGCGAGTCGCGGCGGAGACGCTTGCCGCGGAGAACGACTCCACCGTGATCGGCTTCGGGCCCGCTGAGGTGAACGGCTACCCGGGCTTCCGTGCGGAGATCGAGACCACGTACACCGTCGGCGATTCGATCATCCCGGGTACTGAATCCAAACACGCCAAGGCCGACGCCACCGCCATCGTGAAACCGCGATGTGGCATCGATCCGTCGGCCGACCCGGAGAAGGCCGTGGAATTCGACTGCGAGGGCGGGGAGTCCTTCGAGATCGACCCGGACGACTTCGAACTGGATGATCTGCCCGACGCATCCGTCCTCTTCTCTGTCCACCTGGCCGACTGACCGGAGATCGACGAAAGAAGGAAGCGGTAGCCATGAGCATTCGGCGCGCCATGCTGACCCGCAGGGCATTGACCGCTGTGGCGATCACGACGGGGCTGGTCCTCACGGTCGCTGGCTGCGGCGGTGGGGGTGACGAAAAGCCCACGTCGGAAAAGAAGTCGTCCAATACCAAGACTGACGGAGAGAGCAAGGGTCGTGGGCAGCCCCAAAAGCCCGCAGAAGGGAGCACGCTGGCCGAGGTCAAGGGAGAGTCCGGGCTGACTCTCAAGGTGACATCGGCCAAGCGCGACGATGGTGGATTCCTTACCGTCGAGGGAACTGTGACGAATGGAAGCGGTAAGGCCTGGGTGGCTGCCAGTTGGCGAGGCGATGAGCGCGAGTTGACCAAGAACGGGGGCTCGATGGCGGGGGCCAGTCTCGTGGACGCCGCAGGCAAGAAGAAGTACCTCATCCTCCGGGACACACAGGGGCGTTGCCTGTGCACACGATTTACCGGTGGTGTGCTTTCCGGGCAGTCGGTCGACTGGTTTGCTCAGTTCCCAGCCCCCCCTGAGGGCACGACCAAGGTCGACTTCCAAGTCGGCGCCATGCCCCCCGCCCCCATCAAAATCTCCGAGGGCGAATAACCATGACCCCCCACCCCTCCCACCCCCTCCGAACCGCCGGCGCCGTCACCCTCACCGCCCTGGCCCTCCTCCTCGGCCCCGCGCCCGCCTGGGCCGACGAAGGGGACCCCAGCTCACCCCCCGGCAGCACCACCACCTCCCCACCCCCCGAGGTCGACTCCAACAGCCCGGGGCTGAAGCTTGCCGACGGGGCCACGCTCGCGCCCGCCAAGGTGCTGGACATCAAGTCGGTCGTCGAGGACCTCGGCGGCGAGGAGCGGCGCGAGGACACCAACACGGACGTGAAGTTCGCGTTGCAGGCCGAGGTCCTCTTCCCCAAGGACAGCGCGAAGCTGAACCCGGAGGCGAACGCCCGTATAAAGGCGATCGCCGAGGAGGCCAAGGCGCAGAAGGCCACGGACGTCAGAGTGTTCGGCTTCACGGACAACCTCGGCTCCTACGGCCACGGCAAGAAACTCTCCCGACAGCGCGCGGAAGCCGTGCACGACGAACTGGCCGGCCACCTCGGCCCCGAGGTCACGTTCTCCGTACGCGGCTACAGCGAGGACTACCCGATCGCGGACAACGGCTCGGAGGAGGGTCGCAAGAAGAACCGGCGCGTGGAGGTCTCCTTCCCCCGCGGGACGGCGCCCACCGGCACCAACGGCTGACCCCCTCACCGGCACGGCCGCGACGCGGCGCGCGCGAAACCCGGATGTGCCGCACCGCAACGGATGCCAGGATTGCTTCATGAGCGCCCACCCCGCTGGCCCCACTGGTCCCATTGGTCCCACCGGCTCCGCCACCACCCCCACCACCTTCGACGACCTCCTCGCCGAAGCCGAGGCCGCGCCCACCGAAGGCTGGGACTTCTCGTGGTTCGAGGGCAGGGCCACCGAGGCACGCCCCTCGTGGCGGTATGCCGAGGCGATGGCGGAGCGCCTCGCGCGGGCGGAGGCCTCGCTCGACATCCAGACCGGCGGCGGCGAGGTACTGGCCTCCGCGGCCACCCTGCCGCCGCTCGCCGTCGCCACGGAGGGCTGGCCCGCGAACGTCGCCAAGGCCACCGCCCTCCTGCATCCGCGCGGCGTGGCCGTCGTCGCGTCGCCGGAGGACGCGCCGCTGCCCTTCGCGGACGGCGCCTTCGACCTTGTCACCAGCCGGCACCCGGTGCGGGCCCGCTTCGACGAGATCGCCCGCGTGCTCCGCCCCGGCGGCACGTACTTCGCGCAGCACGTCGGACCCGCCAGCGTCTTCGAGGTCGTCGAGTACTTCCTCGGGCCGCAGTCCGAGGAAGTCAGGAACGGCCGCCATCCGGACCGCGAGCGCGCCGAGGCCGAGACGGCGGGCCTGGAGGTCGTGGACCTGCGGGCCGAACGGCTGCGGATGGAGTTCTTCGACATCGGAGCCGTCGTCCACTTCCTGCGCAAGGTGGTGTGGATGGTCCCCGACTTCAGCGTGGAGAAGTACCGGCCGCGGCTGCGCGAGCTGCACGACCGGATCCAGACGGAGGGGCCATTCGTCGCCCACAGCGCCCGCCACCTCTTCGAACTCCGCAAGCCTGTACGGGCGTAGTCTGTACTGTCCTTCCGGTAAGTGACCCAGCGAGCAGAGGAGTTGGCCGTGGCGAAGGAACGAGGGCCGTACGCCTGTGGGCTCGACGCCGCGGTGGATGTCGTCGGCGGCAAGTGGAAGCCGATGATCCTGTGGGCCCTGCACGCGGGCAGGACGCTGCGCTTCGGGGAGCTGAAGCGGCATATCCCGGCCGTCAGCGAGAAGGTGCTGATCCAGCAGCTGCGGGAGCTGGAGTCGGACGGCATCGTGCACCGCGAGGTCTACCGGGAGGTGCCGCCGAAGGTCGAGTACTCCCTGACCGACCTCGGCCAGTCCCTCAACGCGGCGCTGCGGCCCCTGGGGTTGTGGGGCGACCAGCACATGCGGCAGATCGTGGCGAGCAAAGAGGGCAAGCCGTCGAACGCCGCCTGACGGGGCGATTGGTAGGGACTGGGGCAAAACCCCTGTACCGCCCACACCATGACGTACGGGCCAGAATCGAAGCCTTGATTCCGCATCGTTATCAATACTGGCTCGATCTGCCCCTGAGCGTCACGTAAGTTCAGACCAAGGCTAATTCGCGCAAGCAAAGCTGTGCGTGCGGTGCCGTGCGGTGGAGGGGGCCGCGCGGCACCGCGAGCCGTCATCCCGCGTCGCGTACGACGATCCGCGCGCCCCGGCGTACGCCCCACCCCGCCATCGCCCCTGCCGCCGCCTCCATCACATGCCGGGCGCGCGGTCGCGGCAGCCCGAGGCGACCCGGACGCATCGTACGGACGGCCAGCACCCGCAGCTCACGGTCCAGATACGCCACATCGATGGCGAACCGCATCCGCACGGTGTGCACGCTCCTCGCCGGCGTCAGCAGCAGCGCTCCCGTCACACCCGCCCGCCCGAGCAGCCCCCGCCGCCGCGCCCCAGCCGAGTCCGCGATCTCCAGCGGGACCTCCAGAGGGGGCTCAGCGGAGGCCTCCGCCGAGTTCCCCGCCGGCCGGCCCTCGGACTCGATGACCCTCATCGTCGCCATGCCCGCGAAATTAGCGGTCCGTACACCCGGCGCGTCAAGGACGCGACGCCATCCGGGGTCCCCCGTGAGGAGTACTGCCGTGCGCGGCCGAAATCCGCCTCTGAACCCCGTATTCCGCCGGAAGAACGGGGTCTCGCAGTTGTCGCGCGGTCTCGGAGAGTAGTTGTGGAGCGCCAATGCACGCAGCATCACTTACGAAGGGTTATGGTGGAAACCCCCCCTCGGGCCGGTCCGTCTCCCCCCCACGGACCGGCCCGTTTTTTGTGCCCGCGCGCCGGAGCCCGTCGATCAAGGCCGCCGCCCTCCCCGTTATGGTCAGGGACATGTCGAACGATTTCCCCCCGCCGCAGCAGAATCCGCAGGTCACCCCCCAGGGCCACCCCCAGCCCGGCCCTCCGAACAACCCCCAGCCAGGCCTGCCGACTTACCCCGGCCCGTCCCAGGACCCCGCGTACGCCTACGGCCCGATGGCGCCGCAGCGGATGCCCGGCTCCGTCCGAGCCGCGCGGATCGTCCTCTGGGTGCTCGCCGGCCTCGTCATCATCGGCTCGATAGGGATCGCCGCCACGGGCGACTCGGAGACCGCGGGCGCCGCCGTCGGGGTGAACTTCCTGCTCATGGTGGCCGCCGGCCTGGCCTTCCGGTTCCCGAAGGGGGGCGGCGGTCTCCGCGTGGCCTGCATCGTCCTGATGGCGCTCCACGCCCTGAGCGCGCTCGCCGGGGCGGCGGGCGGCAACCCCGGCGGCCTCGTGCCGCTCCTCGGCGCCATCGCGGTGATCATCCTGCTCGCCCAGGGGACCGCGGGCGCCTGGTTCAACCGCCCGCGCCCCTAGGACGACCCCTCTCAGCCGCCAGGGCGACCCCTCTCAGCCGCGCCCGGCCCAGATGTTGGTGCCGGGCGTCGAGACCGCGAACGTGTCGATGGCCGAGAGCTCCGCGTCCGTCAGCTTCGGGCCGGCCAGCGCCGCCACGTTCTCCTCCAGCTGCTTCACGCTGGAGGCGCCGATCAGGGCCGAGGTCATCCGCTCGTCGCGGAGCACCCAGTTGAGGGCGAGCTGGGCGAGCGACTGGCCGCGGGCCGCGGCGATGTCGTTCAGCCCGTTGAGCCGGCGCACGACCTCGTCGCTCAGCAGGTCCGGATCCAGGGACTTGCCCTGTGTCGCGCGCGAACCCTCCGGAATGCCCTTCAGGTACTTGTTGGTGAGCAGCCCCTGGGCGAGCGGCACGAAGGAGATGCAGCCCATCCCGGCGCGCTCCAGCGTGTCGAGGAGGCCGTCCTCCTCGGTCCAGCGGTTGATCATCGAGTACGACGGCTGGTGGATGAGCGCCGGCACGCCCATCTCCCGCAGCAGCCGCGCCGCTTCGGCGGTCTGCTCGCTGTCGTACGAGGAGACGCCCACGTAGAGCGCCTTGCCCTGCTGGACCGCGGACGCGAGCGCGCCCATCGTCTCCTCCAGCGGGGTGTCCGGATCGAAGCGGTGCGAGTAGAAGATGTCGACGTAGTCGAGGCCCATCCGCGACAGCGAGGCGTCCAGCGAGGAGAGCAGGTACTTGCGGCTGCCCCACTCGCCGTACGGGCCGGGGTGCATGAGGTAGCCCGCCTTGGTCGAGATGATCAGCTCATCGCGGTACGAGGCGAAATCCTGTGCGAAGAGCTTGCCGAAGTTCAGCTCCGCCGAGCCGGGCGGGGGGCCGTAGTTGTTCGCCAGGTCGAAGTGCGTGACGCCCAGGTCGAAGGCGCGGCGCAGGATCGCGCGCTGCGTGTCCAGGGACTTGTCGTCACCGAAGTTGTGCCAGAGGCCGAGGGAGACCGCGGGCAGCTTCAGTCCGCTGCGGCCCGTACGCCGGTACTCCATCGAGTCGTAGCGGTCCGCCGCCGCGCGGTACAAAGACGTGTCGTTCATGGGGATGAAGCTACTTCAGCGGCGCCGACCCGACTTCGGTGGGAGGCCTCCGCAGCGGTAGGGTGTCGCCCTCGGGGACTGCCCTAGGCGCACCCCTTGAGGACCGCCATCTGCTGGAGGGGCTGACACACGTGAACCTGCGCGACCTGGTGTACGGACTTTACGCACGCCGGGTGGAAGGCCGCCTCGACCACGACCAGGTGCCCAAGCACATCGGGGTCATCCTCGACGGCAACCGCCGCTGGGCGAAGGCGTCCGGCGGGACCACCGCACAGGGCCACCAGGCCGGCGCGCACAAGATCGAGGAGTTCCTCGGCTGGTGCGCCGAGACCGACGTCGAGGTCGTCACGCTGTGGATGCTCTCCACCGACAACCTCGACCGGCCCGAGGAGGAGCTGACCCCGCTCCTCGGCATCATCGAGGCCACCGTCCGCTCGCTCGTCGCCGACGGCCGCTGGCGCGTGCACCACGTCGGCGCCCTCGACCTGCTGCCCGCCCGCACCCAGGCCGTCCTGAAGGAAGCCGAACAGGCCACCCACGACAACACCGGGATACTGGTCAACGTCGCGGTCGGTTACGGCGGCCGCCAGGAGATCGCCGACGCGGTGCGCTCGCTGCTCCTGGACCACGCCGACAAGGGCACCAGCCTGGAGGAGATCGCGGAGAGCGTCGACATCGACCTCATCTCCAAGCACCTCTACACCAGCGGCCAGCCGGACCCCGACCTGGTGATCCGTACGAGTGGCGAACAGCGCCTGTCGGGCTTCATGCTCTGGCAGTCCGCTCACTCCGAGTACTACTTCTGCGAGGTCTTCTGGCCGGCCTTCCGGAAGGTCGACTTCCTGCGTGCGCTGCGCGATTACGCGGCCCGCCACCGCCGCTACGGCGGCTGACACCCGCACGCCCCTGAGGCCGGGGTCACCCGGAGTTAACCAACGCGTCGTCATATGCCCTGGCATGGCTGCGCTTGTTCGAGGGAATAAGCCTTCCAGGTCGACGTCCTAGCAGTACCCGAAAGGGACGTCGTATCTCAGCGGACGCCATGAGGCCGTCCGCCCGGGAGGCCCTTTGCACCAGGACGACCGTGTGAGCAGCGCGGGCGACGTGGAGGGCCGGCGCTCGGCCCGCGCATCGCGGCCGCGCCGGGCCTGGATCACACCCGCCGGCCCGCCCGGAATCCCTCCCGTCGCTCCCCGACCTCATCCGAGGGGGTACGTCCTTCCGTGGTGACCAGCACAAAGCGCCGCATGCCCGACAGGCGCACCTATGTTCTCGACACCAGCGTCCTGCTGGCCGATCCGAACGCCCTGACCCGCTTCGACGAGCACGAAGTCGTGCTGCCCGTCGTCGTGGTGACGGAGCTGGAGGCCAAGCGGCACCATCCGGAGCTCGGCTACTTCGCCCGGCAGGCGCTGCGCCTGCTGGACGACTTCCGCATCCGGCACGGCCGCCTGGACGCCCCGATCCCGATCGGGGATCTGGGCGGCTCGCTGCGCGTCGAGCTCAACCACTCCGATCCCGGCGTGCTCCCGGCCGGTTACCGGTTGGGGGACAACGACTCCCGCATCCTCGCCGTAGCCCGCAACCTCCAGGCCGAGGGGTACGACGTCACGGTCGTCTCCAAGGACCTGCCGCTCAGAATCAAGGCGTCGTCCGTCGGACTCCTCGCCGAGGAGTACCGCGCGGAGCTGGCCATCACGGACTCCGGCTGGACCGGCATGTCCGAACTGACCCTCTCCGGTGAGCAGGTCGACCTCCTCTTCGAGGAAGACCACCTGTACGTCCCCGAGGCGGCGGAACTGCCCGTGCACACGGGCCTGACCATCCAGTCCGAGCGGGGCAAGGCGCTGGGCCGCGTCACGGCCGAGGGCAACGTCCGCCTCGTACGCGGCGATCGGGAGGCCTTCGGCATCAAGGGGAGGAGCGCCGAACAGCGGATCGCCCTCGATCTGCTCCTCGACCCGGACATCGGGATCGTCTCGATGGGCGGGCGCGCGGGAACCGGCAAGTCGGCGCTCGCGCTCTGCGCGGGCCTGGAGGCCGTCCTGGAGCGCAGGCAGCACCAGAAGGTGATGGTCTTCCGGCCGTTGTACGCGGTCGGCGGGCAGGAGCTCGGCTACCTCCCCGGCACCGAGGCCGAGAAGATGGGCCCCTGGGCGCAGGCGGTCTTCGACACGCTCGGTTCGGTGGCGGGCAAAGAGGTCATCGAGGAGATCAGCGCGCGGGGGATGCTGGAGGTCCTGCCGCTCACCCACATCCGCGGGCGCTCGCTGCACGACGCGTTCGTGATCGTGGACGAGGCCCAATCCCTGGAGCGGAACGTCCTGCTGACCGTTCTGTCCAGGATCGGGGCGAACTCCCGTGTCGTCCTCACTCATGACGTCGCCCAGCGCGACAACCTCCGCGTGGGGCGGTACGACGGAGTGGTCGCCGTCGTCGAGAAGCTGAAGGGGCATCCGCTCTTCGCCCACGTCACCCTCACCCGGTCCGAGCGTTCGCAGATCGCGGCCCTGGTGACCGAAATGCTGGAGGACGGCCACATCTGAGTCAGTTCACGGCGTATACGCGGTAGTTGGCGCCGCCCGGTGAAGCGAAGGAGCCTAGCCGGGCGGCGTCGTCGTGCGCGCCTCTTTCCGGAAAACTCCTGGAGCAAACGGCGTGTGAGCTTTCCCACGCAACGGAGAATTGCCTTGCGGTGTCGAGCTGGGGCAGAGTCTGGGTCCTGTCAGGCCCCGCATGCGACACACGTGTACCCCCAGCGGTACGAAACCCCAGAACTTCATAGTGGCCGTCGCATGCCGCCCGAGCACCACGCGGCGCTCCCCACGCGGGAGTTGTCCACCGGGCCCGTGCCTCCCGTGACCGATCGCAAGCGGAGGCCAGCGCCAGGGGCACGATTGCGTCCGCGAGGTCACCTATGCGGGCGATGCTGGAAGGAAACCGTGTGAGCCGGATTTCGGTCCGGGGATTCGCCGTGGCATCCGCCACCGCGGTCACCACCGTCGGAGCTGTCGTGGGTGTCGCCTCGGGCAACACCCAGC
This window contains:
- a CDS encoding OmpA family protein; its protein translation is MTPHPSHPLRTAGAVTLTALALLLGPAPAWADEGDPSSPPGSTTTSPPPEVDSNSPGLKLADGATLAPAKVLDIKSVVEDLGGEERREDTNTDVKFALQAEVLFPKDSAKLNPEANARIKAIAEEAKAQKATDVRVFGFTDNLGSYGHGKKLSRQRAEAVHDELAGHLGPEVTFSVRGYSEDYPIADNGSEEGRKKNRRVEVSFPRGTAPTGTNG
- a CDS encoding type II secretion system F family protein; its protein translation is MNNPALLALGATILCGTLAVAGVHSYASGRAQRQALVDRLALGPGSGDGGPPGRARRFAGVDRRLRRTRLGRSIQLRLSSTGLDLTAGEFFTYVVAVVAALWLIAAATLAPFFGPIAGIVAIWSAVAFLNWQRQKRIEAFINQLPDVARILANATAAGLALRTSLAMAAEELEAPAGEELSHVADQLTLGRSIDDTLGELAARLPSRELIVLVTTLVLSNKAGGTVVNSLRNLTQTLEDRKETRREVRTMLSEVHATAFTVPLLGLGSLLLINSSNEGALERVTGSPMGQTLILIALGLYAVGFFVIRRLGKIEV
- a CDS encoding pilus assembly protein TadG-related protein, producing the protein MISHLSKSDRGQTLPIYVWLTGVLLFVAFAFFAFAQAASARNGAQSAADAAALAAAQEARDELMGGLELSIGGGDDWPDWLAGEKFTGEGARVAAETLAAENDSTVIGFGPAEVNGYPGFRAEIETTYTVGDSIIPGTESKHAKADATAIVKPRCGIDPSADPEKAVEFDCEGGESFEIDPDDFELDDLPDASVLFSVHLAD
- a CDS encoding DUF192 domain-containing protein; its protein translation is MRVIESEGRPAGNSAEASAEPPLEVPLEIADSAGARRRGLLGRAGVTGALLLTPARSVHTVRMRFAIDVAYLDRELRVLAVRTMRPGRLGLPRPRARHVMEAAAGAMAGWGVRRGARIVVRDAG
- a CDS encoding isoprenyl transferase; this encodes MNLRDLVYGLYARRVEGRLDHDQVPKHIGVILDGNRRWAKASGGTTAQGHQAGAHKIEEFLGWCAETDVEVVTLWMLSTDNLDRPEEELTPLLGIIEATVRSLVADGRWRVHHVGALDLLPARTQAVLKEAEQATHDNTGILVNVAVGYGGRQEIADAVRSLLLDHADKGTSLEEIAESVDIDLISKHLYTSGQPDPDLVIRTSGEQRLSGFMLWQSAHSEYYFCEVFWPAFRKVDFLRALRDYAARHRRYGG
- a CDS encoding DUF5936 domain-containing protein; the protein is MAAVMGLAVAGVCQGIRMYRAEAKLPSDLAIALEVGATRVSTAGSAVDRLGMRFAPFVLRLMGPKRVDAKRRRIDMAGNPGGLTIDRYAARRAVYGIFGVVMGLVFLTNGAVLFGLLTFAFGVTAADALIWQAIRERREVIDRTLPDFLDVLAVVVSAGLGFRQALDRVAERYEGPWADELRITLRQMDMGVSRRQAFDELRRRNASEQVAQFVSALQQGEELGSPIADTLIQIATDMRRTDAQNSRRRAAKTIPKATLVTLVFMLPATMILIAAGMFLGSGSDFGSILGR
- a CDS encoding winged helix-turn-helix transcriptional regulator, which encodes MAKERGPYACGLDAAVDVVGGKWKPMILWALHAGRTLRFGELKRHIPAVSEKVLIQQLRELESDGIVHREVYREVPPKVEYSLTDLGQSLNAALRPLGLWGDQHMRQIVASKEGKPSNAA
- a CDS encoding CpaF family protein: MSLRDRVAPTHQTEPSRDDGLVAVYRSKLLEEIDLAEMSSLTAADRRVRLERVLGHIISREGPVLSTSERAQLIRRVVDEALGLGVLEPLLADASITEIMVNGPDSVFVERAGRVEQLPLRFASNDQLMQTIERIVSTVNRRVDESNPMVDARLPTGERVNVIIPPLALTGATLTIRRFPRAYTLPELIGLGSLDEHMLMLLAAFVRARFNLIVSGGTGSGKTTLLNALSGLIPAHERIITIEDSAELQLQQDHVIRLESRPANVEGKGQITIRDLVRNSLRMRPDRIIVGEVRGGETLDMLQAMSTGHDGSLATVHANTAEDALMRLQTLGSMSEVQIPFEALKDQINSAVDVVVQLARHSDGSRKVSEIVLLVSHGRQQFRIAPVTRFVAQPIGPDRVVRGWFEHLPLPREIADKLYGAGEPVPPAYGVAEAIDVLDTREAIG
- a CDS encoding class I SAM-dependent methyltransferase; this encodes MSAHPAGPTGPIGPTGSATTPTTFDDLLAEAEAAPTEGWDFSWFEGRATEARPSWRYAEAMAERLARAEASLDIQTGGGEVLASAATLPPLAVATEGWPANVAKATALLHPRGVAVVASPEDAPLPFADGAFDLVTSRHPVRARFDEIARVLRPGGTYFAQHVGPASVFEVVEYFLGPQSEEVRNGRHPDRERAEAETAGLEVVDLRAERLRMEFFDIGAVVHFLRKVVWMVPDFSVEKYRPRLRELHDRIQTEGPFVAHSARHLFELRKPVRA
- the mgrA gene encoding L-glyceraldehyde 3-phosphate reductase; the encoded protein is MNDTSLYRAAADRYDSMEYRRTGRSGLKLPAVSLGLWHNFGDDKSLDTQRAILRRAFDLGVTHFDLANNYGPPPGSAELNFGKLFAQDFASYRDELIISTKAGYLMHPGPYGEWGSRKYLLSSLDASLSRMGLDYVDIFYSHRFDPDTPLEETMGALASAVQQGKALYVGVSSYDSEQTAEAARLLREMGVPALIHQPSYSMINRWTEEDGLLDTLERAGMGCISFVPLAQGLLTNKYLKGIPEGSRATQGKSLDPDLLSDEVVRRLNGLNDIAAARGQSLAQLALNWVLRDERMTSALIGASSVKQLEENVAALAGPKLTDAELSAIDTFAVSTPGTNIWAGRG